gtgctaatttatatttttgattttttgtatgATGCATATACTTGGTAAGGATTTGTTTTTGGCTGCatttagttcaattaaaatttggagaTTAAATTGTGATATTATTTCATCactataacattattttttatgttgttgtATCATGAAAGTCTAGAAGTTTTTATAGCTAATTGATATATAAAGTATAAATCATACAAGAAAGACACCTAGGAACCAACAAATTTGTAGTTGACAATGTGAACTGTGTGATTTGGTAACATTCCTTGGTTGCATGAATTAGAGGAATTTTCCTCCAATGTATTTAgtttaaatttagttttagtaGAAAACTTCATAGATTAATTGTGACTAACAATAATAGTATTCATGAAATCAATGAGACATAAAtaatttgttacaaaatttatcaaaatgcaCCGTGCATCACGCAGGATTTTGGCTAGctgaattttaattggagttcaattttgcaCATGTactccatctaattttttaatttgtgtggcaagtaaattattgaatgCAAAAACAGAAGTcgaaatctaattagattctaaattatatatatgtaattgtgattatttttaaatgtatccgtgcatatgcatggggttacacCAGGGACGGACCTAGTAGGGGGCCTAGGCCCCCCTGTCCttatgtgaaaaaataaaatagtaggTTTAAGCCCAAAAATTATCTTAAAATTCAAAGTGATTTACTTACCAACCCCcctaaaattttgggaaaaaaataactttagaCCTCGAATAGTTTCACACTTTCAACccaaagagaaaattttgatataaagaacacagaataaaaaataaaatttggccATTCATTGAGTTGTTGACCCATAGCTCCTCCAAAATAagcaacaaaataattttaataaattcaaacaatCACAGAGggataaatagaaaaaataaaccaaatctTTTCTATTTAGAACTCTTAAATCAAGAGATTCAAGACTCCTCcgaataaaaattgaaaaaaaaaaaaaactcatctatatatatatatatatatattgtaaggactcaatttgtaacgactcAAAATGATACTGGATTCGCACGTAaaatggcccaaacaatatcatttgtagagcgtgggtttgaaaggctaggtcttggtcaccggacagtggttagtcatggtgtttaTATAGAATTAAaccgtgttcgctcgaggagtatttctccttgaggcggtctgggaggctctggttcttggccttttttcccagcccctttggcggattgcttgcttctccttttatattagcccgTACCCTTTATCCTACGTcaacgtgtaggatcgactttccAGGACTAATACTTGTcgcatcagcccatacccaaagtggttgggggtggttgtaaaagctgaagagcatggttctgtcaggtgcagagtattcaatggcagtaatggcagctttccctttgccCTTGGCcgttatactatccagcatCCCCctctctattgacatagatattttagattttttccaaaattgttcctataccgttcttgccctttctttcagtAGGACCTTGAGAATGCTAAGGACAtaatcatcctcggctatgtctcaagacCACTTAGACTTTTATTAtacgtcctcggctatatccctcctcggcttgagtcttgggccccaatgtaaaaatgggctagggccataaattattgggctccacaatagcccctcaaaatcctgctgtccgacctcttggtcggagaggagggttttggtgatgccaagcCTTTATTGCAGTTCGTTTAGTTCTgcccttcattaatgttggtgtctcttcatctgCTTAGGAAATGCGCCGGGTTACGAGACATTCCTTTAGATTTACACACGATGCGCCCCTGCCGTTTCAGTGTACGAGGCGCGTCTTTAATAAATTTCCTTTACGAGGCCAATCAAATCTAACAGTTATAGATGACATTGGGGAGTTGAACAGACACTATATCGTTTGCAGCTcttcttggaaatctgtacGGATTAAATGCCACTGAATCTaccttccatataagaagccAGATGAGAGGGTACTTCCTTTGCATAAAGACCCTTTAACGTTTCTAAAGCCTTAAACCTCAAGCTGCGCTCAAAGTTTTCcttatcagcacattcaaattTTATAGTGTGATATGTCTGAGGTAGAAATGGGGGTAAAGAGACCACATCCTTTCCAAAAGCACCGTATCCCTCCGAAGCTtaagatggctcggtcaggacagggttggcagagactcaagatagcttaagatggctcggtcaggacagggttggcagagactcaagatatttCTCAtcctccttcagccaaaatccgaagcaggagCTAACCGCACTAAGCTTTTGGTGCAATTGAGTTGGGGTtgcccatcatcagtaccatcCGCTCTCCTATAAGCATAGCTAaaatggcaccagcgtgttaggagtcagggctaaTGCAGGGACtaagtatccctgcttcttcctctcttccttcactggtgcccttcttctttcccatcaccaaatccatcctggtgcttttccttcttcctcttcttctcctcatccATCAAAAGAGGTCCTCCTCTTAATATGGTAGCTACTAGTGCAGAATTTAGCGAgacttcttatttttgttgtttgtttgtttttgttgttgttgttgttgttgtttttttttttttttttttttttttttttctagttctgGTAATTTGTTTcctatataggcttgtttaagcccttcattgtacgctgtactacttgtttatattaataaaagttgccCTTGTTTTATTCTATGTATTCTTTCTTCCCTGCAATGGTTATGCCGTGAATGGACGTACTACTGTAcgacttcttttcatttttatactcTGAACGATGCTTAGAGCCAAAATCCCTGTTAATAAAGAGACTTTACTCTgcgcttattgaaactatctagcataataatgccgacctgaacaaatgatactttggGCAGAAACCCTTActaagaaaaaaggaaaagatgttatgatgagcttattagagctgtctggcataataatgccgacctgagaaaacgatacttagggccgaaacccttattaagaaaaaagatgtcgTTATGAACTTATTGAAGCTATCTTGCACAATAAGACCGACCTGAAAAAGGGTTGTATATCCCATACTGCACGAGATGACGACTGAATGCTCGGTGCtttgtaggaagtaatcatccgaggatatgcaacccaaaatgaacagcccctgcGGGTCGCTGAGTAATAAAGCGTTTCGCCATCCTCCTAATGACCTCCGTAGCCTTAGTCTTTTCTGGTacttggtccgaggacttaGCGACTTAGAATTCTCCTTAAATAGCTAatttttccataggtttgagtccgaggaccatgcaataccttggttctgtccaaaacttgactTTTAAGTAGTTTGTTTCCCCCAGGTTTGAGGTTTGagtccccataggtttgagtccgaccatgcaataccttggttctgtccaaaacttgacttttaagtagttggtttccccataggtttgagtccgaaaaccatgcaataccttggttctgtccaaaacttagcttttttaagtagttggtttccccataggtttgagtctgaggaccatgcaataccttggttctgtccaaaacttagcttttttaagtagttggtttccctataggtttgagtccaaggaccatgcaataccttggttctgtccaaaacttgacttgtttaagtagttggtttccccatagatttgagtccgaggatcatgcaagaccttggttctatccaaaactgagcttgtttaagtagttggtttccccataggtttgagttcgaggaccatgcaataccttggttctgtccaaaacttgacttgtttaaatagttggtttccccataggtttgagtccgaggaccatgcaagaccttggttctgtccaaaacttagcttgtttaagtagttagtttccccataggtttgagtctgagaaccatgcaataccttggttctatccaaaacttagcttgtttaagtaattggtttcctcataggtttgagtctgaggaccatgcaagaccttggttctgtccaaaacttgacttgtttaagtagttggtttctccataggtttgagtccgaggaccatgcaagaccttggttctgtccaaaaattagcttgtttaagtagttggtttccctataggtttgagtctgagaaccatgcaataccttagttctgtccaaaacttagcttatttaagtagttggttttcccataggtttgaatctgaggaccatgcaataccttggttctgttcaaaacttagcttttttaagtagttggtttccccataggtttgagtccgaggaccatgcaataccttggttctgtccaaaacttgacttgtttaagtagttggtttccccataggtttgagtccgagaactatgcaataccttggttctgtgcAAAACTTGACTTTTAAGTGGGGGAATCAAAccctcggctatggcgtggATCAttggtttagggggattagctcttcggccaagcccctagaaccatccgcgcTACTGACACTtcgaagcatagcccctagtgaagaaacgtagcccctagtggaactttacgctaaaACACTACAACCGGCTATTGGAAATGACGGGGGGACTGTCTCAACCTACCGCttgtgccaacacacaagcctttcccatagacgacgccaattgtaaggactcaatttgtaacgacccaaaatgcaCTGGATTCGCATGTAAaagggtccaaacaatatcatttgtagagcgtgggtttgaaaggttaggccttggtcaccggacagtggttagtcatggtgtttaTATAGAATTAAaccgtgttcgctcgaggagtatttctccttgaggcggtctgggaggctatggttcttggccttttttcccagcccctttggcggattgcttacttttccttttatattagcccgTACCCTTTATcctacgtccacgtgtaggatcgacttttcaggactgatacttgtcccatcagcccatacccaaagtggttgggggtggttgtaaaagctgaagagcatggttctgtcaggtgcagagtattcaatggcagtaatggcagctttccctttgccCTTGGCcgttatactatccagcatCCCCctctctattgacatagatattttagattttttccaaaattgttcctataccgttcttgccctttctttccgTAGGACCTTGGGAATGCCGAGGACAtaatcatcctcggctatgtctcaagacCACTTAGACTTTTATTAtacgtcctcggctatatccctcctcggctcgggccttgggccccaatgtaaaaatgggccagggccacaaattattgggccccacatatataatTCAAACAAACAATCCCATCCTTCTCCCATCGCCACTTGCTGCAAAGAGCTCCATCAAGTTGAAGATTTGACTAGCCAACTAGGGACAATCAGCACAAATCTAGCCTCAAGGCCCTCTACGACTCCACTACTGTATTTATCTCTCTTTGCATCCCTCTCTCTATTTGTATATTCAAATGTGTTCACTTTAAGTGTAAGACTCAATTGCTCTTTGTTTTGGTAAAGTGATGGAAAACTATAGTAACTAATAAAACAGTAATATAAAATAGGattgttaattatattattattttattgattgattgataacaccttaaaatgtatacttctatatatttatgtggACATTATCTCCTTAAAAtatatgcttaatttgtataattaagtcatgatttgcattagtccctattatttatctttacataatttcttgaataaaatgctattcattgtgtgtaattttttactttcagGAAATTGtgtgaaaaagatgagtttacaggaatttgtgagagaatagaggccaaactagaattaaagtggagcaAAATGACCATACTTAAATGTCTAAAGAGGTGTAGCCGGAGTGCTTGAATCGTCTATAatgattggaagcttcaaataaggaaaaaaatcaaagaggcaaaatctgaaaaggaaaaatctgatttgagcactgatcaaTATTTTGGgcatatctctctcctcaaaaatccaattgactcAAGGCCAGATTGGTTGGAAccatgacttaaatatctacaactttccagttttgagtttttcgaaattctcaatttttaaaggccgaaattaactcacaagttactgCTATAAACCTGAacgaaaattaaaatagtaaaagtattattttttttttacactttttacGCTAGGGTTTGGAAGGGAGGCTGGGTAAAacgaattttggagagaaaaccttgtattttcctttctttaatggcagcctaaactctttgctagggctaggggatatgtttcttctatacggtatgaatattcaatgtgattctctctaagattttagaaaataatatatttgattgttcaattagatttcttttgatgtattagttcttccatgacttcaataagttcaatcatgtttttcttattgcttagatgaatttctaatagtttcaaataaaGATCAcgttttaaagtgaatgggtttttctgaaaactatTCTAACTGCATTATTAATCAAGGTTATCATGcattcttgaattgtctcaatTCAACTGAATCATAagtatttaattgtataagaacaattaattatgaaatatatattttcttagatcacaaagaatttcatattgatatagggaaacaccccgatgccctaatatttatattattgacTTAAATTAGTTGTCAATGTTATTCTTGTTTACAATTACCAAGCAAAAATTGTTCTTCATCTtcaccaaaagtttttttttttttttttttattgcttagatgaatttctaatagtttcaaataaaGATCAcgttttaaagtgaatgggtttttctgaaaactatTCTAACTGCATCATTAATCAAGGTTATCATGcattcttgaattgtctcagttcaactgaatcataagtatttaattgtataagaacaattaattatgaaatatatattttcttagatcacaaagaatttcatattgatatagggaaacacccgatgccctagtatttaTATTATTGACTTAAATTGGTTATCAATGTTATTCTTGTTTACAATTACCAAGCAAAAATTGTTCTTCATCTtcaccaaaagtttttttttttttttaattacattgtctttgaatttgctccgctccttgtggttcgaccGCAGTACTctgagaattatattgctacgatcACTTGGGATTGAGCAAGCATTgatatttttcattaatgaatataagttgatatgttgatacgTGTAGTTCAATCAAGCAAAATAAGATCACTGTGTAGTACTGTAGAGGACTAGTAGCTATATTGTTAACTTGTGAGTAATCATCAATTTGCTTTATATtcaacttaattaatttttatgtctACATTGCAATTTCAATGTAAACTTATATGACAGACAtacaaaaagtaataaatattgtacatatttgtaaagaaatggtaaatattgtatattttttacaaatgtATACAATATTTGCCATTTTTACATTATATGTACAATGTAAAAgaagaattttccttttttttttttttttttttagaatactaagtattttttaacacacacacaaggagaggggaaagttttaaaaaaaaaaacttacaatggtgtatatctaaaatagtctaactcttggatacacagtACAGgttttaaacctctttaactcaTACTTATTTTCCAATGTAGGATTAacccattattttttcttttgaaaatactaagtatttttaacacacacacatggggagaggggagaaagttttttgaagaaatttacagtagcaaaaatccaaaaatgacCTATCTCTTTGATACACAACACAAGTTTTAAAcctctttaaaaaatattcttcCCTCTCCCTGTgcgtgtgttaaaaatacttagtattctcctatattttaaattaataatgttTCTATAATAATAGTATTTGCTTGAGCAATTAAATTAAGACATTTACTCATTCTTATagactttttattaattttgtagaataaagtatttttttgtcatgattttttttttaagttaaaaatttttattatctttggcTTGACCTCctataaaacattttttactTTGCCACTAATTATATAAATacttatttgaaatttgattttttacgCATACTTTGCCCTCCTAACTTCAAAttctccttctcaaaaaaaaaaaccttcaaattCTGGGTCGTTCCCAGTTGGCATAATGGAAGGCGGCCTAATTGATAGTCAATTAACATGCATTTCGGGATAGACATCAACGTCAACATCTAGACCAcgtggtaaattttttttttaattatggagTGGTTGAGAGGAATATTACATATTGACCCCCATTTCTGCCTCATCAGTTATTAGCTAACACAGAAACCACTTTTTTGATTGCGAAAACCAGCTCTGGTTCATGAAAAACATGGCTCAAACAAGTGGCACAGAAGGAAGCCTTGTTTTGATTCCTATACTTCTTCTACCTCTCGTTCTTCTCATCCTCaggcatttcaaaattttatcttcACCATTTAAGTCCCCAATAGTTCCACCAGGTCCATATCCATGGCCAATCCTAGGCAACATTCTCCAACTGGGAAACAAGCCCCACGTCACTCTAACCCAACTTGCAAAAAACTATGGTCCACTCATCTCATTGAGGCTTGGAACTAAACTCATGGTAGTGGGATCATCACCTGATGTTGCCAAGGAAATTCTCAAGACACATGATAGAGTCTTATCCGGCCGCCATGTTCCTAATGTGTTCTCATACATGAGGTCAGAACTCGACAATTTATCACTTGGATGGTCTCTTGAGTGCAGTGGTCGATGGAAGTTTTTACGTACTCTTTGCCGAGCGGAACTGTTCTCAGGCAAAGCCTTGGAGTCTCAAGCATGTTTACAAGAGAAAAAGGTGAAGGAAATGGTGGAACTATTAGGCACAGTGGAAGGTAAGGTGGTCAATATTGGAGAAGTGATATTTGCTACTGTGTTTAACATGTTAAGTAATGTTCTTTTATCAAGTGATTTTATCAGCTTGAAGGATGAAACTGTGGGCGGAGGGTTGAAGGAACTCATAAGGAAACTCATGGAGTTGTGTTCTGCCCCAAATGTATCCgattttttcccaattttagGTGGATTTGATCTTCAAGGTCAAACAAAGAAGACCCTGGATTTAATTGGGAGGATCAGTTTTACATGGGCAGGTATcatcaaagaaagaagagagagaaaaggaagtaTTGTTCTGCAAGAACAAGACTTCTTGGATGTTATGATTGACAATAATTTTACAGACAAGCAAATCAATCAATTGCTCCTggtttgatctctctctctctctctctctctctctctctctctatatatatatatataaactatgtGTTTATGTAGTTGTGCCCATAATACATATTtcatattatcaaaataaagaaatcaaacaTAATCAAATTAAGAGCATAATTTAAGTACATAAagtttaaatatgtaatttgaatcctcaaaatataatgaaaataaataaataaatcagtaTGAAAATGTTAAAGAATATAGCAATATACATGTGAAGTTGTATACATATCTCACTgttgaatgcttttaaaaaaatacgtAGAATTCTACTCTTCTTCCACTCTTATTTTAAGTAgctaaattttgagtttatacAAAAACTTCAAGAGATGAAAGAGAAATGTCAGCGGAAACTTTAAAATTTGTAGATTTTAAGTGCTCAATAATGCTATAGTTCtaacttttttcaaaataaaattcacaatTGTTGGAGTGGTTGACTACGAGTGatggagaaaaaataatagatttatGAGTATCAGTTGTGTTCACTATTCACAATTATTAACTACTTTAACAATTGTGAAACTTGTTTGTGAAAAAAGTTGTGCGCTTAAAATTAGTGTTTGTATACAGAGTAAGTCTAGTACAACAATTAGTTTCACAATTTTACTACAACTTTGTCACGTGGCAACTAGTAAGTGGTAGAATCATAGACccaccattttatttttacaatttacaACTCGTCATGAGggcaagttgtgacaaaaattgtgaaatttattgtgataatagaCTTAAGTGTGCGTTTATTTCCACTTTCTTGAGCCAAAACacgctttttttgtttttactgaaattttaaaataagcgTTTTAGTAACGTATTACTCTTGTATACaaaaatatggaaaattattgaatactccaAGAGTATAATAAATACGTACTCCCCCTCTCATATAAATTGTGGatcccaccataaatttaattagtgagaccaACGATTATATGAGAGTAAgaagtatatatttatggtaTTCTAGAAATATTCAATAATTACCCCAAAAATAtaacagttttttttataattatattgtgGGCCCTGCTAATACTTCCACGAAAGAGAGTAAAGTCAACAcaaacacttattttttttatatgaaaaaaatatatctttacGTGGGACCCACATATCACCATCATTTGTTTAGGAAAAGACAAAATGTGGTTGTTAAGGCCCTATTTGGTATGGCaactcaaacacatgttttcagtttttaaacaacattacacgtattttcatacgCTTTTTTACTCACATGTATTtccacacatgttttcaaacaacaaaatacatgtttttaagTACATATATCAAACACCCCCTAAGTTGCTTTATTTTATGGAAGTGAATTCATTAATGTCAGAGGGGCAAAATAGTAAAATGCTTCTAATACCCACCGACTCCGCCAGTGCTTCCAAGTATCAGGACACATTGAGTCCTTGATTTTGGTCTCTTTCTTACTTAGCCAACCTTTTGCCTTTTCTAATTTGTTTGTGGAAATTTATTAGGTAGTTTGGGAGATATTTCCTCTCTCATTTGTATGGAGGTGGGCACCGTGGTAGGTGAGACCCATTCCtatgtgagagggagagaataTACCTTCAAAGTATCCAATAAGAGAGAtgttatgtctacaacatttttacaacaaatcacaggtagttagttgttattgattcaaatttcaaactaatgttaagattacttttttgttccaacaataacaactagtaacaacttgctacttaggatttgttgtaaaaatgttgtagacatatcatttctcatccAATAATAACCCGTTATTTATTACCGTGCACATAATTTAAGGATTATTTATGGTCAATATCATAATTAACTAGTCATTTTActttgttctctttcttgagTCTCTGCTTGGTTATTCACTAGCTTTGCTTCTTTATTTGCATTGACAAACCAATTGATAAGCATACATATATTCTAGAGATGGCACTTAATTTTATCATGTATTGGCAGGAGCTCT
The sequence above is drawn from the Quercus lobata isolate SW786 chromosome 12, ValleyOak3.0 Primary Assembly, whole genome shotgun sequence genome and encodes:
- the LOC115971584 gene encoding (S)-N-methylcoclaurine 3'-hydroxylase isozyme 1-like, whose translation is MKNMAQTSGTEGSLVLIPILLLPLVLLILRHFKILSSPFKSPIVPPGPYPWPILGNILQLGNKPHVTLTQLAKNYGPLISLRLGTKLMVVGSSPDVAKEILKTHDRVLSGRHVPNVFSYMRSELDNLSLGWSLECSGRWKFLRTLCRAELFSGKALESQACLQEKKVKEMVELLGTVEGKVVNIGEVIFATVFNMLSNVLLSSDFISLKDETVGGGLKELIRKLMELCSAPNVSDFFPILGGFDLQGQTKKTLDLIGRISFTWAGIIKERRERKGSIVLQEQDFLDVMIDNNFTDKQINQLLLELFSAGTDTSSSTIEWAMAELIKNPESMKKVQEELAREIKQDVVKEFHLPQLNYLQASVKETLRLHPPAPLLLPHRAIESYQVTSYTIPKDSQVLVNVWAIGRDPMYWEDPSVFKPERFLNSALDFKGNDFEFLPFSAGRRICPGLPMATKVVPLVLASLIHNFDWSLPHGYDHKKLDMNEKFGVTLQKEQPLYLIPKVRK